A region of Heliangelus exortis chromosome 4, bHelExo1.hap1, whole genome shotgun sequence DNA encodes the following proteins:
- the G3BP2 gene encoding ras GTPase-activating protein-binding protein 2 isoform X2: MVMEKPSPLLVGREFVRQYYTLLNKAPDFLHRFYGRNSSYVHGGLDASGKPQEAVYGQAEIHKKVMSLQFSECHTKIRHVDAHATLSDGVVVQVMGELSNNGQPMRKFMQTFVLAPEGSVPNKFYVHNDIFRYEDEVFGDSEGELDEESEEEVEEEQEERQPSPEPAQENASSTYYENHPVTNGIEEALEESSHEPEPELESETKNEELKTETEEKTLEELEEKSPSPPPVEPVSLPQEPPKPRVETKPEAQSQPPRVREQRPRERPGFPPRGPRPGRGDMEQNESDNRRIIRYPDSHQLFVGNLPHDIDESELKEFFMSFGNVVELRINTKGVGGKLPNFGFVVFDDSEPVQRILVAKPIMFRGEVRLNVEEKKTRAARERETRGGGGEDRRDLRRSDRGPGGPRGIVGGGMMRERDGRGPPPRGGMAQKLGSGRGTGQMEGRFTGQRR; the protein is encoded by the exons ATGGTGATGGAGAAGCCAAGTCCCCTGCTGGTCGGGCGGGAGTTCGTGAGGCAGTACTACACTCTGCTAAATAAAGCTCCTGACTTCCTGCACAG GTTTTATGGCAGGAATTCTTCCTATGTCCACGGGGGACTGGATGCCAGTGGGAAACCCCAGGAAGCAGTGTATGGCCAAGCT GAGATCCACAAGAAGGTGATGTCCCTGCAGTTCAGCGAGTGCCACACCAAGATCCGCCACGTGGACGCCCACGCCACGCTGAGCGACGGCGTGGTGGTGCAGGTCATGGGGGAGCTGTCCAACAACGGGCAGCCCATGAGGAAGTTCATGCAGACTTTTGTGCTTGCCCCAGAG GGTTCTGTTCCAAACAAGTTCTATGTCCATAATGACATCTTCAGATATGAAGATGAAGTATTTGGGGATTCAGAAGGAGAGCTTGATGAAG agtctgaagaagaggtggaagaggagcaggaggaaagacaGCCATCACCTGAACCAGCACAAGAGAATGCAAGCAGTACTTACTATGAAAACCATCCTGTCAC CAATGGGATAGAGGAGGCATTAGAAGAATCATCTCATGAACCTGAGCCTGAACTGGAGTCGGAAACAAAAAACGAGGAgctgaaaactgaaacagaagaaaagaccCTTGAGGAGCTAGAAGAGAAATCTCCATCTCCACCTCCTGTAGAACCTGTTTCTCTACCACAAGAACCTCCAAAG CCAAGAGTTGAAACTAAACCTGAAGCTCAGTCTCAGCCTCCTCGTGTACGTGAGCAGCGTCCCAGGGAAAGACCAGGATTCCCCCCCCGAGGCCCTCGCCCAG ggagaggggacatGGAGCAGAACGAGTCGGATAACCGCCGGATAATCCGCTACCCAGACAGCCACCAGCTCTTTGTGGGGAACTTGCCGCATGACATCGACGAGAGTGAGCTGAAGGAGTTCTTCATGA GCTTTGGAAACGTGGTAGAACTTCGCATAAATACCAAGGGAGTGGGAGGAAAACTGCCTAATTTTGGTTTCGTGGTGTTTGACGATTCTGAGCCGGTCCAGCGAATTTTAGTTGCAAAA CCCATAATGTTCCGGGGTGAGGTGCGCTTGAAcgtagaagagaaaaaaacgAGAGCGGCTCGTGAGCGCGAGACCCGAGGCGGAGGAGGCGAGGACCGTAGGGATCTTCGTCGCAGTGATAGAGGCCCCGGGGGTCCCCGTGGAATAGTGGGTGGTGGCATGATGAGAGAGCGTGACGGAAGAGGACCCCCTCCCAGGGGTGGCATGGCACAGAAGCTGGGCTCTGGACGAGGAACTGGGCAGATGGAAGGCCGCTTCACCGGACAGCGTCGCTGA
- the G3BP2 gene encoding ras GTPase-activating protein-binding protein 2 isoform X1, whose protein sequence is MVMEKPSPLLVGREFVRQYYTLLNKAPDFLHRFYGRNSSYVHGGLDASGKPQEAVYGQAEIHKKVMSLQFSECHTKIRHVDAHATLSDGVVVQVMGELSNNGQPMRKFMQTFVLAPEGSVPNKFYVHNDIFRYEDEVFGDSEGELDEESEEEVEEEQEERQPSPEPAQENASSTYYENHPVTNGIEEALEESSHEPEPELESETKNEELKTETEEKTLEELEEKSPSPPPVEPVSLPQEPPKAFSWASVTSKNLPPSGTVSSSGIPPHVKAPVSQPRVETKPEAQSQPPRVREQRPRERPGFPPRGPRPGRGDMEQNESDNRRIIRYPDSHQLFVGNLPHDIDESELKEFFMSFGNVVELRINTKGVGGKLPNFGFVVFDDSEPVQRILVAKPIMFRGEVRLNVEEKKTRAARERETRGGGGEDRRDLRRSDRGPGGPRGIVGGGMMRERDGRGPPPRGGMAQKLGSGRGTGQMEGRFTGQRR, encoded by the exons ATGGTGATGGAGAAGCCAAGTCCCCTGCTGGTCGGGCGGGAGTTCGTGAGGCAGTACTACACTCTGCTAAATAAAGCTCCTGACTTCCTGCACAG GTTTTATGGCAGGAATTCTTCCTATGTCCACGGGGGACTGGATGCCAGTGGGAAACCCCAGGAAGCAGTGTATGGCCAAGCT GAGATCCACAAGAAGGTGATGTCCCTGCAGTTCAGCGAGTGCCACACCAAGATCCGCCACGTGGACGCCCACGCCACGCTGAGCGACGGCGTGGTGGTGCAGGTCATGGGGGAGCTGTCCAACAACGGGCAGCCCATGAGGAAGTTCATGCAGACTTTTGTGCTTGCCCCAGAG GGTTCTGTTCCAAACAAGTTCTATGTCCATAATGACATCTTCAGATATGAAGATGAAGTATTTGGGGATTCAGAAGGAGAGCTTGATGAAG agtctgaagaagaggtggaagaggagcaggaggaaagacaGCCATCACCTGAACCAGCACAAGAGAATGCAAGCAGTACTTACTATGAAAACCATCCTGTCAC CAATGGGATAGAGGAGGCATTAGAAGAATCATCTCATGAACCTGAGCCTGAACTGGAGTCGGAAACAAAAAACGAGGAgctgaaaactgaaacagaagaaaagaccCTTGAGGAGCTAGAAGAGAAATCTCCATCTCCACCTCCTGTAGAACCTGTTTCTCTACCACAAGAACCTCCAAAG GCTTTCTCTTGGGCTTCAGTGACCAGTAAAAACCTGCCTCCTAGTGGTACTGTTTCTTCCTCTGGAATTCCACCCCATGTTAAAGCACCAGTCTCACAG CCAAGAGTTGAAACTAAACCTGAAGCTCAGTCTCAGCCTCCTCGTGTACGTGAGCAGCGTCCCAGGGAAAGACCAGGATTCCCCCCCCGAGGCCCTCGCCCAG ggagaggggacatGGAGCAGAACGAGTCGGATAACCGCCGGATAATCCGCTACCCAGACAGCCACCAGCTCTTTGTGGGGAACTTGCCGCATGACATCGACGAGAGTGAGCTGAAGGAGTTCTTCATGA GCTTTGGAAACGTGGTAGAACTTCGCATAAATACCAAGGGAGTGGGAGGAAAACTGCCTAATTTTGGTTTCGTGGTGTTTGACGATTCTGAGCCGGTCCAGCGAATTTTAGTTGCAAAA CCCATAATGTTCCGGGGTGAGGTGCGCTTGAAcgtagaagagaaaaaaacgAGAGCGGCTCGTGAGCGCGAGACCCGAGGCGGAGGAGGCGAGGACCGTAGGGATCTTCGTCGCAGTGATAGAGGCCCCGGGGGTCCCCGTGGAATAGTGGGTGGTGGCATGATGAGAGAGCGTGACGGAAGAGGACCCCCTCCCAGGGGTGGCATGGCACAGAAGCTGGGCTCTGGACGAGGAACTGGGCAGATGGAAGGCCGCTTCACCGGACAGCGTCGCTGA